One region of Mus musculus strain C57BL/6J chromosome 15, GRCm38.p6 C57BL/6J genomic DNA includes:
- the Mrtfa gene encoding myocardin-related transcription factor A isoform 1 (isoform 1 is encoded by transcript variant 1): MTLLEPEMLMMAVQSVLQLKLQQRRTREELVSQGIMPPLKSPAAFHEQRRSLERARTEDYLKRKIRSRPERAELVRMHILEETSAEPSLQAKQLKLKRARLADDLNEKIAQRPGPMELVEKNILPVESSLKEAIIVGQVNYPKVADSSSFDEDSSDALSPEQPASHESQGSVPSPLESRVSDPLPSATSISPTQVLSQLPMAPDPGETLFLAEQPPLPPAPLLPPSLANGSIVPTAKPAPTLIKQSQPKSASEKSQRSKKAKELKPKVKKLKYHQYIPPDQKQDKGAPAMDSSYAKILQQQQLFLQLQILNQQQQQQQQQHYNYQAILPAPPKPSAETPGSSAPTPSRSLSTSSSPSSGTPGPSGLARQSSTALAAKPGALPANLDDMKVAELKQELKLRSLPVSGTKTELIERLRAYQDQVSPAPGAPKAPATTSVLSKAGEVVVAFPAALLSTGSALVTAGLAPAEMVVATVTSNGMVKFGSTGSTPPVSPTPSERSLLSTGDENSTPGDAFGEMVTSPLTQLTLQASPLQIVKEEGARAASCCLSPGARAELEGLDKDQMLQEKDKQIEELTRMLQQKQQLVELLRLQLEQQKRAQQPAPASSPVKRESGFSSCQLSCQPQGSAHAFGSGLVVPTTNHGDTQAPAPESPPVVVKQEAGPPEPDLAPSSQLLLGSQGTSFLKRVSPPTLVTDSTGTHLILTVTNKSADGPGLPAGSPQQPLSQPGSPAPGPPAQMDLEHPPQPPFATPTSLLKKEPPGYEETVTQQPKQQENGSSSQHMDDLFDILIQSGEISADFKEPPSLPGKEKSPPAAAAYGPPLTPQPSPLSELPQAAPPPGSPTLPGRLEDFLESSTGLPLLTSGHEGPEPLSLIDDLHSQMLSSSAILDHPPSPMDTSELHFAPEPSSGMGLDLAVGHLDSMDWLELSSGGPVLSLAPLSTAAPSLFSMDFLDGHDLQLHWDSCL; the protein is encoded by the exons ACCGAGGACTATTTGAAACGGAAGATCCGTTCCCGGCCCGAGAGAGCAGAGCTGGTCAGGATGCACATTCTGGAAG AGACCTCGGCTGAGCCTTCGCTCCAGGCCAAGCAGCTGAAGCTGAAGAGAGCCAGGCTGGCTGATGACCTCAATGAAAAGATTGCACAGAGGCCTGGCCCCATGGAGCTGGTGGAGAAGAATATCCTGCCTGTGGAGTCCAGCCTGAAGGAGGCTATCATTG TGGGCCAGGTAAATTACCCAAAGGTAGCAGACAGTTCCTCCTTCGACGAGGACAGCAGCGATGCCCTGTCTCCTGAGCAGCCTGCCAGCCATGAGTCCCAGGGTTCAGTGCCATCACCCTTGGAGTCCCGAGTCAGTGATCCACTGCCCAGTGCCACCTCCATATCACCCACTCAG gttCTTTCTCAACTCCCAATGGCTCCGGATCCTGGAGAGACGCTTTTTCTGGCAGAgcagcctcctctgcctcccgcaCCTCTGCTGCCCCCAAGCCTAGCCAATGGAAGCATCGTCCCCACTGCCAAGCCTGCTCCCACACTCATCAAG CAAAGCCAACCCAAGTCTGCCAGCGAGAAATCACAGCGCAGCAAGAAGGCCAAGGAGCTGAAGCCAAAGGTGAAGAAGCTCAAGTACCACCAGTACATCCCCCCGGACCAGAAGCAGGACAAGGGGGCGCCCGCCATGGACTCCTCCTATGCCAAGatcctgcagcagcagcagctcttcCTGCAGCTGCAGATCCtcaaccagcagcagcagcagcagcagcaacagcactaCAACTACCAGGCCATCCTGCCTGCCCCTCCCAA GCCCTCGGCTGAGACTCCTGGAAGCAGTGCCCCTACCCCATCACGCAGCCTCTCCACCAGTAGCAGCCCCAGCTCAGGCACCCCAGGGCCCAGCGGGCTGGCACGCCAGAGCAGCACCGCACTAGCTGCCAAACCAGGAGCCCTGCCAGCCAACCTGGATGACATGAAG GTGGCAGAGCTGAAGCAAGAACTGAAGTTGCGGTCCCTTCCCGTCTCAGGCACCAAGACAGAGCTGATAGAACGCCTGCGTGCCTACCAAGACCAAGTCAGCCCAGCTCCAGGAGCCCCCAAGGCCCCTGCCACCACCTCTGTGCTGTCCAAGGCTGGTGAGGTAGTGGTCGCCTTCCCTGCGGCCCTGCtaagcacagggtcagctcttgTAACAGCAGGCCTTGCACCAGCTGAGATGGTGGTGGCCACAGTAACCAGCAATGGCATGGTGAAGTTTGGCAGCACAGGCTCCACACCCCCCGTGTCTCCCACCCCTTCAGAGCGCTCACTGCTCAGCACGGGTGATGAGAATTCCACACCTGGGGATGCCTTTGGTGAAATGGTGACATCGCCGCTGACACAGCTCACCCTGCAGGCCTCCCCACTGCAGATCGTGAAGGAGGAGGGTGCCCGTGCTGCGTCCTGCTGTCTAAGCCCTGGTGCTCGGGCTGAGCTGGAGGGACTGGACAAGGACCAGATGCTGCAGGAGAAGGACAAGCAGATTGAGGAGCTGACCCGAATGCTCcaacagaagcagcagctggtTGAGCTGCTGCGGCTACAGCTGGAGCAGCAGAAGCGGGCCCAGCAGCCAGCCCCAGCCAGCAGCCCTGTGAAGAGGGAAAGTGGTTTCTCCAGTTGCCAGCTGAGCTGCCAGCCCCAGGGCTCTGCCCATGCTTTTGGCTCTGGCCTAGTGGTTCCCACTACCAACCATGGAGACACTCAGGCCCCAGCGCCAGAGTCCCCACCTGTGGTGGTGAAGCAGGAAGCTGGGCCACCTGAGCCAGATCTGGCCCCCAGCTCCCAGCTGCTCTTGGGCTCCCAGGGCACCAGCTTCCTCAAGAGGGTCAGCCCTCCTACCCTGGTCACTGACTCTACAGGGACTCACCTCATCCTCACTGTGACCAATAAGAGTGCTGATGGCCCTGGCTTGCCTGCAGGGAGCCCCCAGCAG CCCTTGTCCCAGCCTGGTTCTCCAGCCCCTGGTCCACCTGCCCAGATGGACCTGGAGCACCCACCTCAGCCTCCGTTTGCAACCCCCACATCTCTGCTGAAGAAGGAGCCCCCTGGTTATGAAGAGACTGTGACCCAGCAGCCTAAGCAGCAG GAAAATGGCTCCTCCAGTCAGCACATGGATGATCTGTTTGATATTCTTATTCAGAGTGGAG AGATTTCAGCAGATTTCAAAGAGCCACCATCCCTACCAGGCAAGGAAAAGTcacctccagcagcagcagcgtaTGGGCCTCCATTGACACCACAACCCTCGCCTTTGAGTGAACTCCCCCAAGCTGCTCCTCCACCAGGTTCCCCCACCCTCCCAGGGCGCCTTGAAGACTTCCTGGAGAGCAGCACAGGGCTGCCCCTGCTGACAAGTGGGCACGAGGGACCAGAACCCCTTTCCCTCATTGATGACCTCCACAGCCAGATGCTGAGCAGCTCCGCCATCCTGGACCACCCCCCATCACCCATGGACACCTCTGAATTGCACTTTGCTCCTGAGCCCAGCAGTGGTATGGGCCTGGACCTGGCTGTTGGCCACCTGGACAGCATGGACTGGCTGGAGCTGTCGTCTGGTGGCCCTGTGCTCAGCCTGGCTCCCCTCAGCACTGCAGCCCCCAGCCTCTTCTCGATGGACTTCCTGGATGGACACGACTTGCAGCTCCACTGGGATTCCTGCTTGTAG